The nucleotide sequence GCCCCGTCCGTCGTCCACGCGAGCAGGCCGAACATCGCGATGTCGGCCGCGGCGTTGAGCGCCCCGAAGACGCCGGCGAACCTCAGGAACCGGTCCGGGCGCAGCGTCGTGGGTCCGTGGAGCGCCCCCGCGGGCGGACGGTCGTAGGCCAGGGTCAGCTGGGCCGCGTCGAACAGCAGGTTCTGGACCAGGACCTGGACGGGCAGCATCGGGAGGAAGGGCACCATGAGCCCCGCGGCGAGCATCGCGATCGCGTTGCCGAGGTTGGACGAGATCGTGATGCGCAGGTAGGACGCGATGTTGACGCTGCCGCGCCGCCCCTCGGCGATGATGCGGTCGATCGCGGTGAGGTCCTTGGCGGCCAGCACCACGTCGACCGCGTCGCGGGTCACGTCCGCCGCGTCGCGTGGGCAGATGCCGACGTCCGCGGCGCGGAGCGCGGGCAGGTCGTTGACGCCGTCGCCGAGGAATCCGGTGGTGTGGCCCGCCGCGCGGAGTGCCGCCACGACGCGTGCCTTGTGTTCCGGTGAGCAGCGCGCGAACACGGTCGTCCGGGCGGCGATCTCGGCGAGGCGGTCGTCGTCCAAGGTGTCCAGCTGCGGGCCGGTGACCGGTTTGCCGGGGTCCAGCCCCAGTTCCCGGCACACGCGGGCGGCCGTGCCGGGGTGGTCGCCGGTGAGGACCTTGACGGCCACCCCGGCCTCGTCCAGCGCGGTCAGGGCGGCCCCGGCGGTGTCCGCGACGGCGTCGCGGAGTGTGAGGAAGCCGACGAACGTCAGGTCGCGTTCGTCGTCGGCCGTGTAGGCGTCCAGCCGGGGCCGCCGCGTCTTCACCGCGACGGCCAGCACGCGCAGGCCGCCGTCCGCGTACGCCGCGGCGCGTTCCAGGATGCGGTGGCGGACGCCGTCGTCCACGGCACGGTCGTCGTCGACGCGTGCGCAGCGCTCCAGCACGTCCTGCACGGTGCCCTTCACGACGAGGACGTGGCGCGCCCAGTCGCCGGTCCGGCACACCACGGCGGTGGCGATGCGGCGGGTGGGGTCGAACGGCAGCGCCTCGATGCCCTCGAACTCCTCGTCGGGTTCCGCCGCTTCGAGTACCGCGTCGTCGAGGGGGTCGGGACGCGGCAGTTCGGCGAGGTGCAGGGTCCACCAGCTGTTGAGGGCCGCCCACCGCAGAACCTCGGGGTCGGGGCGGCCGTGCGCGTCCACGGCGTCCTCGACCACGGGCCGGTCCTGGGTGAGGGTCCCGGTCTTGTCGACGCACAGCACGTCCATCGCGCCGATGTCGTGCAGGGCGGGCAGACGCCGCACGATGACGTCGCTGTCGCGGGCGAGCCGGCCGGCGCCGCGCGCGAGTGCGCCGGTCACGATGACCGGCAGCATCTCCGGGGTCATGCTGACGGCGACGGCGACGGCGAACGGCAGGGTCTCCAGTCCGCGTCCGCGCACGGCGGCGTTCGCCATGAGGATCAGCGGCGGCATGAGCAGCATGAAGCGGATGAGGATCCACGAGATCCCGTCGACCGACCGGTCGAACGCGGTGCTCCG is from Yinghuangia sp. ASG 101 and encodes:
- the mgtA gene encoding magnesium-translocating P-type ATPase, which produces MPPAPDAPARSSAAPDPVLGAPHLDPGLTRFEVLRRLRTGPRGLTEAEADDRLARYGENTVPVPRGVRGTRRLVRALRDPFTSVLLVLGGVSAVVASWGTACVITVLVVVSCVLRIQGERRADRASAALRALVPTTVTVSRRAHEAATAETREVPCDLLVPGDIVYLGPGDVVPADVRLLRSTGLTVHQRVLTGESTPVVKGLAEIPAQGRPASDDTSPPDALPAVFDHAHLCFQGGSVVSGSATAVVVATGAATLLARGHAGEEVRRHPRSTAFDRSVDGISWILIRFMLLMPPLILMANAAVRGRGLETLPFAVAVAVSMTPEMLPVIVTGALARGAGRLARDSDVIVRRLPALHDIGAMDVLCVDKTGTLTQDRPVVEDAVDAHGRPDPEVLRWAALNSWWTLHLAELPRPDPLDDAVLEAAEPDEEFEGIEALPFDPTRRIATAVVCRTGDWARHVLVVKGTVQDVLERCARVDDDRAVDDGVRHRILERAAAYADGGLRVLAVAVKTRRPRLDAYTADDERDLTFVGFLTLRDAVADTAGAALTALDEAGVAVKVLTGDHPGTAARVCRELGLDPGKPVTGPQLDTLDDDRLAEIAARTTVFARCSPEHKARVVAALRAAGHTTGFLGDGVNDLPALRAADVGICPRDAADVTRDAVDVVLAAKDLTAIDRIIAEGRRGSVNIASYLRITISSNLGNAIAMLAAGLMVPFLPMLPVQVLVQNLLFDAAQLTLAYDRPPAGALHGPTTLRPDRFLRFAGVFGALNAAADIAMFGLLAWTTDGASAFRSGWFTENLLTQALVLIALRTGRQAAIGSCPRPVLLAACGLAVVGVALPHTPLAPGLGMVPLPPSYYALLAVVIGVYAVALVAVRRRFG